One window of the Sciurus carolinensis chromosome 8, mSciCar1.2, whole genome shotgun sequence genome contains the following:
- the Rtn4r gene encoding reticulon-4 receptor, translating into MKRASAGGSRLLAWVLWLQAWQVAAPCPGACVCYNEPKVTTSCPQQGLQAVPTGIPASSQRIFLHGNRISHVPAAGFHACRNLTILWLHSNALARIDATAFAGLTLLEQLDLSDNAQLHAVDPATFQGLGRLHTLHLDRCGLQELGPGLFRGLAALQYLYLQDNGLQALPDDAFRDLGNLTHLFLHGNRIPSVPERAFRGLHSLDRLLLHQNRVARVHPHAFRDLGRLMTLYLFANNLSMLPAEALAPLRALQYLRLNDNPWVCDCRARPLWAWLQKFRGSSSEVPCSLPMRLAGRDLKRLAANDLEGCAVAARPFHPIWTSGATDEEPLGLPKCCQPDAADKASVLESGRPASAGNALKGRVPPGDSPPGNGSGPRHINDSPFGTLPSSAEPPLTALRPEGSESPGVPTTGPRRRPGCSRKNRTRSQCRLGQAGSGGSGASDAEGSGALPVLACSLVPFGLVLVLWTMLAPC; encoded by the coding sequence GAAGCCGGCTGCTGGCATGGGTGCTGTGGCTACAGGCCTGGCAGGTGGCAGCACCTTGCCCAGGTGCCTGTGTGTGCTACAATGAGCCCAAAGTGACAACAAGCTGCCCCCAGCAAGGCCTGCAGGCTGTACCCACTGGCATTCCAGCCTCCAGCCAGCGCATCTTCCTGCATGGCAACCGCATCTCCCATGTGCCGGCTGCTGGTTTCCACGCCTGCCGCAATCTCACTATCCTGTGGCTACACTCCAATGCACTGGCCCGGATTGATGCCACCGCCTTTGCTGGCCTGACCCTCCTGGAGCAACTGGATCTCAGCGATAATGCACAGCTTCATGCTGTGGACCCTGCCACATTCCAAGGCCTGGGCCGCCTGCACACACTGCACCTAGACCGCTGTGGTCTGCAGGAACTGGGCCCTGGTCTGTTTCGTGGCCTGGCCGCCTTGCAGTACCTCTACCTTCAAGACAATGGGCTGCAGGCACTGCCAGATGATGCCTTCCGTGACCTGGGCAACCTCACGCACCTTTTCCTGCACGGTAACCGCATCCCCAGCGTGCCTGAGCGCGCCTTCCGTGGCCTGCACAGTCTCGACCGTCTCCTCCTGCACCAGAATCGTGTGGCCCGCGTGCACCCTCACGCCTTCCGTGACCTTGGCCGCCTCATGACACTCTACCTGTTTGCCAACAACCTCTCAATGCTGCCTGCAGAGGCCCTGGCACCTCTACGTGCCCTACAGTATTTGAGGCTCAACGACAATCCCTGGGTATGCGACTGCCGGGCACGCCCACTCTGGGCCTGGCTGCAGAAGTTCCGAGGTTCCTCATCTGAGGTGCCCTGCAGCCTGCCCATGCGCCTGGCTGGCCGTGACCTCAAGCGTCTGGCTGCCAATGACCTAGAGGGCTGTGCCGTGGCAGCCAGGCCCTTCCATCCCATCTGGACCAGCGGGGCCACTGATGAGGAGCCACTGGGGCTGCCCAAATGCTGCCAGCCAGACGCTGCAGACAAGGCCTCAGTGCTAGAGTctgggaggccagcctccgcTGGCAATGCACTCAAGGGGCGTGTGCCACCTGGTGACAGTCCACCAGGCAATGGCTCAGGACCACGTCACATCAATGACTCTCCCTTTGGgaccctgcccagctctgcagaGCCCCCACTGACTGCACTGCGGCCAGAAGGGTCTGAGTCACCAGGGGTCCCCACCACTGGTCCTCGTCGGAGGCCAGGCTGTTCCCGCAAGAACCGCACCCGCAGTCAGTGCCGTCTAGGACAGGCAGGCAGTGGGGGCAGCGGGGCAAGTGACGCAGAGGGTTCAGGTGCCCTGCCGGTCCTGGCCTGCAGCCTTGTGCCCTTTGGCCTTGTGCTGGTGCTGTGGACAATGCTTGCACCCTGCTGA